One window of Brevibacillus choshinensis genomic DNA carries:
- a CDS encoding tripartite tricarboxylate transporter permease has protein sequence MSALQYLGDGFLLALQWHNLIYAFVGVLIGTAVGVLPGIGPMSGVALLMPVTASLTSGLPPEDAAASAIILLAGVYYGAMYGGSTTSILLNTPGESSSVVTTLDGYQMARQGRAGTALSISAIGSFVAGIVALIALVFLADPLSDLALKFGPAEYFSLMILGLCAVSGLGGKSMTKALMMTVFGLLLATIGIDSVSGVARFTYDIPDLYQGLEFLTIAVGLFALGEVFKTILETDKSNTDIIKVGRVLPSVADLKQSAAPIARGSILGFFIGVLPGAGATLASFFAYILEKKLSKDPSRFGKGAIEGVASPESANNAASGGAMVPLLTMGIPGSGTTAILMGALLMYNVQPGPLLFTDHPQVAWGLIASMFIGNVMLLILNMPLVKVFAKIIETPSEYLIPLIIAISVFGVYAVQISTFDLVLLVICGVAGYFLSKNDFPLAPLVLGLVLGPMIENNMRRALTTSNGDFMIFINKPISAVFLGCALLWLIIPILLKKRGKQVVISEEA, from the coding sequence ATGAGTGCGCTACAGTATTTGGGTGATGGCTTTCTTCTTGCTCTACAATGGCATAATTTGATCTATGCCTTTGTTGGTGTTTTGATTGGAACGGCGGTAGGGGTCCTCCCCGGCATCGGTCCGATGAGCGGTGTGGCTCTGTTGATGCCTGTGACGGCATCGCTGACGTCCGGACTTCCTCCTGAGGATGCGGCAGCAAGTGCGATCATTTTGCTTGCGGGCGTTTACTACGGGGCGATGTACGGCGGTTCGACGACATCCATCTTGTTGAACACGCCTGGGGAATCTTCATCGGTCGTCACGACATTGGACGGGTACCAAATGGCGCGCCAAGGACGAGCAGGGACGGCGCTATCCATTTCTGCCATTGGTTCATTTGTAGCGGGGATCGTGGCTCTGATTGCTCTCGTTTTTCTGGCTGATCCGCTGTCTGACCTCGCACTGAAATTTGGACCGGCCGAGTATTTTTCGCTCATGATCCTCGGGTTGTGTGCAGTGAGCGGTTTAGGTGGGAAGTCGATGACGAAAGCATTGATGATGACAGTCTTCGGCTTACTACTCGCGACAATCGGGATTGACAGCGTTTCAGGTGTGGCTCGCTTTACCTATGATATTCCAGATCTGTATCAGGGCCTGGAGTTTTTGACCATTGCTGTTGGCCTGTTTGCCTTAGGAGAAGTATTCAAAACGATTCTGGAGACAGACAAATCCAATACAGATATCATTAAGGTTGGACGGGTCTTGCCTTCCGTGGCTGATCTAAAGCAAAGTGCCGCCCCGATTGCTCGCGGCTCGATCTTGGGGTTTTTTATTGGGGTTCTGCCGGGAGCTGGAGCTACACTTGCTTCGTTTTTTGCCTACATTCTCGAAAAGAAGCTGAGTAAAGATCCGTCCCGTTTTGGAAAAGGGGCCATCGAGGGTGTTGCTTCGCCGGAGTCCGCCAACAATGCCGCTTCAGGTGGTGCTATGGTGCCACTTTTGACGATGGGTATACCAGGATCGGGCACGACTGCTATCTTGATGGGTGCCCTTCTGATGTACAATGTACAGCCAGGCCCTTTGCTGTTTACTGATCACCCGCAAGTCGCCTGGGGACTCATTGCCAGTATGTTTATTGGGAACGTCATGCTGCTGATTCTGAATATGCCTCTCGTCAAGGTTTTTGCAAAAATCATTGAAACCCCTTCGGAATATTTAATTCCGTTGATCATTGCCATTTCTGTATTTGGTGTCTATGCCGTACAAATTAGCACATTCGATCTTGTGTTACTGGTAATCTGCGGGGTTGCCGGCTACTTCCTTTCTAAAAATGACTTTCCGCTCGCTCCACTCGTCCTCGGACTCGTTCTCGGTCCCATGATCGAAAACAACATGCGTCGTGCGCTAACCACATCCAATGGAGATTTTATGATCTTCATTAACAAACCGATATCTGCGGTCTTTCTTGGATGCGCGCTACTCTGGCTGATTATCCCGATTCTGCTGAAAAAGCGTGGGAAACAGGTCGTGATTAGTGAAGAGGCATAA
- a CDS encoding D-TA family PLP-dependent enzyme produces MEITQLDTPSLLLDLDVMEANMKRVDSYANEHGISWRPHIKTHKSIEIAKRQIANGACGITVAKVSEAEVMANGGINNILIAYPLATHKKLERVAALLSKATIILTIDSVEQATHVQQFFQHIGQDIEVWIKVDSGLKRCGVDPGEPTLQLAQHVSENCPSLRLKGLYTHAGHSYAASSYEQVVAIGRYEGECIVESAQLCENHGIPIEVRSVGSTPTFEVAGKVPGITEVRPGNAVFYDAIQVGLGVATYSQCALRLMGTVVSNRPGERLVLDTGSKSLSLDQGAHGNATVKGYGHVVDHPEIVIQRLSEEHGIATIDGNTTLGLLDRVQIIPNHACTVMNLFDQVYVVRDGQVIETWKVDARGNVQ; encoded by the coding sequence GTGGAGATCACCCAATTGGACACACCATCGTTACTGCTGGACTTAGACGTTATGGAAGCCAATATGAAACGGGTCGACAGCTATGCAAACGAACATGGGATATCCTGGCGTCCTCATATCAAGACGCATAAATCGATTGAAATTGCGAAAAGACAGATCGCCAATGGGGCATGCGGGATTACGGTTGCCAAAGTATCTGAGGCAGAAGTCATGGCAAATGGTGGCATCAATAACATCTTGATTGCCTATCCACTCGCTACCCACAAGAAGCTGGAGCGTGTAGCAGCGCTACTTTCCAAAGCGACGATCATCCTCACGATTGATTCTGTGGAACAAGCGACGCACGTCCAACAATTTTTTCAACACATCGGACAAGACATAGAGGTCTGGATCAAAGTGGACTCGGGATTGAAACGTTGTGGTGTCGATCCAGGAGAACCAACTTTGCAACTGGCTCAGCATGTGAGCGAAAATTGCCCAAGTCTTAGGCTAAAAGGACTGTACACGCACGCTGGACATTCCTATGCGGCTTCGTCCTACGAGCAAGTCGTAGCAATTGGCCGATACGAGGGCGAATGCATTGTAGAGAGTGCCCAGCTTTGCGAAAATCACGGCATTCCTATCGAGGTTAGAAGCGTCGGCTCGACACCGACCTTTGAAGTCGCGGGTAAGGTGCCCGGGATCACGGAGGTTCGTCCGGGAAATGCCGTGTTCTACGATGCCATTCAGGTAGGATTGGGCGTCGCAACGTATTCACAATGCGCGCTTCGCCTGATGGGCACAGTGGTCAGCAATCGCCCAGGGGAAAGACTTGTCTTAGATACAGGAAGTAAATCGCTGTCTTTGGACCAAGGAGCGCATGGGAATGCAACGGTAAAAGGATATGGCCACGTAGTCGACCACCCGGAAATCGTGATTCAACGTCTCTCGGAGGAGCACGGAATCGCTACGATTGATGGAAACACGACCCTCGGTCTGCTCGACCGCGTCCAGATCATTCCGAATCATGCATGTACAGTGATGAACCTGTTTGATCAAGTATATGTTGTACGCGATGGACAGGTCATTGAGACATGGAAGGTAGACGCCAGAGGTAATGTACAATAA
- a CDS encoding GNAT family N-acetyltransferase: MLRITPVTLEGKLVRLEPLRPEHREGLWEAGHFEEIWTYMSVKMAKPEDAWSFIDSAMKNEAEGTELPFVIINQQDGKIIGSTRFLNISQKDRGLEIGFTWLTPSVWKTAINTECKWLLMRHCFEELGCIRVQLKTDSRNLNSQRAIARIGGVHEGVLRNHVILPDGYIRDSVYFSIVDREWPAVQEKLHLLLFGE, encoded by the coding sequence ATGTTACGAATCACACCTGTCACACTAGAAGGAAAGCTTGTCCGATTGGAACCATTACGCCCAGAACATCGTGAGGGACTGTGGGAAGCTGGCCACTTCGAGGAAATTTGGACCTACATGAGCGTAAAAATGGCCAAGCCGGAAGACGCGTGGAGTTTTATCGATTCAGCTATGAAAAATGAAGCGGAAGGAACAGAGCTTCCTTTCGTGATTATTAATCAACAAGATGGGAAAATCATCGGAAGTACGCGTTTCCTAAATATTTCGCAAAAGGATCGGGGTCTGGAGATTGGCTTCACTTGGTTGACGCCGTCGGTCTGGAAGACAGCAATCAATACGGAATGCAAATGGCTCTTGATGCGTCATTGCTTTGAGGAGTTAGGTTGCATTCGCGTACAGCTCAAGACGGATTCGCGAAATCTCAATTCCCAACGGGCGATTGCTCGGATTGGAGGCGTCCACGAAGGCGTTTTGCGCAATCATGTGATCTTGCCTGACGGATATATCAGAGATTCCGTTTATTTCAGCATTGTAGATCGCGAATGGCCAGCTGTGCAGGAAAAGCTGCATTTGTTGCTGTTTGGTGAATAA
- a CDS encoding DUF3054 domain-containing protein — protein MRLRILPAGFVLLVGDLIAFLLFAYYGKLAHHMPVSLLGILDTLAPFLVGWIVAILVFRSYGYKAYASFGSLLLFTLLTWTLAAPIGLVVRVWWTGIPMTWTFTWVAYVITLAFLLGWRILFAIGYAICRRYQRKLA, from the coding sequence ATGAGACTGCGAATCTTGCCGGCTGGTTTCGTGCTATTGGTCGGAGATCTGATCGCCTTCCTGCTGTTCGCTTACTATGGAAAGCTGGCCCATCATATGCCTGTATCGTTACTTGGGATACTGGATACACTCGCCCCGTTTTTGGTTGGCTGGATTGTGGCAATTCTTGTATTTCGAAGCTATGGCTATAAAGCGTATGCATCATTTGGCTCATTACTTTTGTTCACCCTTCTTACTTGGACGTTAGCTGCCCCGATCGGTTTGGTCGTTCGAGTCTGGTGGACCGGAATACCCATGACTTGGACCTTCACATGGGTCGCCTATGTGATCACTCTGGCGTTTCTACTCGGCTGGAGAATCCTGTTTGCCATCGGATACGCGATCTGCAGACGATATCAACGCAAACTGGCGTGA
- a CDS encoding thiamine phosphate synthase translates to MPQSPELHVITNGRQSLEEVLRMAEAAYAGGMDYLHIREKQRTARECMDWVYALAEVVPKQHLIINDRVDVAAAVACRGAHLAYHSLNPVEARKVLSREQWIGRSVHSGVEAEQAAREGVNYVLYGHIFPSGSKPGAAPRGTTELAQITSGLSIPVIGIGGITPGNVGQVLAAGCAGVAVLSGITDAIDVKQAALAYRNALDTWEGHV, encoded by the coding sequence ATGCCCCAATCTCCTGAGCTTCATGTCATTACGAACGGTCGACAGTCACTCGAAGAAGTGCTCCGCATGGCGGAAGCTGCTTACGCGGGTGGCATGGATTATTTACATATTCGGGAAAAACAACGTACGGCAAGAGAATGCATGGACTGGGTGTACGCATTAGCAGAGGTAGTGCCCAAGCAGCACTTAATCATCAATGATCGTGTAGATGTAGCAGCCGCAGTAGCATGTCGAGGTGCTCACTTAGCCTACCATAGCCTGAACCCGGTAGAAGCACGGAAAGTATTATCTCGTGAACAATGGATTGGACGTTCTGTGCATTCCGGCGTGGAAGCAGAGCAAGCTGCCCGAGAAGGGGTAAACTATGTCCTGTACGGGCATATATTTCCCAGCGGCTCCAAACCGGGTGCAGCGCCAAGAGGAACAACTGAGCTCGCTCAGATCACCTCAGGTCTCTCAATTCCTGTCATCGGCATTGGGGGGATTACTCCAGGGAATGTTGGTCAAGTTTTGGCAGCAGGGTGTGCAGGCGTTGCCGTGTTGTCAGGAATTACGGACGCTATTGACGTAAAGCAGGCAGCATTGGCATACCGAAACGCATTGGATACTTGGGAGGGGCACGTATAG
- the thiE gene encoding thiamine phosphate synthase — MKDIKVLREKMGVYFVVGTQDCGYSIERTEEIVREALQGGVRTLQLRDKGSKLLADERYELGRQLQALCREHGTLFFVNDDVELAVRLQADGIHVGQDDMKLSDVRNAVGPDMYIGVSAGTVDEALAAQAGGVDCIGVGAMYATSSKADAGEPIGPAGLRAIRDAVGSDLPIVGIGGITADNAAEVIRAGADGVAIISAISRASSPQEAAIALQGIVRSV; from the coding sequence ATGAAAGACATAAAGGTATTGCGAGAAAAAATGGGAGTGTATTTTGTCGTCGGTACACAAGATTGTGGCTATTCGATCGAACGCACAGAGGAAATCGTTCGGGAAGCACTGCAGGGCGGAGTAAGAACCCTTCAGCTGCGCGACAAAGGAAGCAAATTACTTGCAGACGAGCGCTATGAACTGGGTCGTCAATTGCAAGCCCTTTGCCGTGAGCACGGAACTCTCTTTTTTGTGAATGATGATGTCGAGCTGGCTGTGCGCTTACAAGCGGATGGAATACATGTTGGCCAAGATGATATGAAACTGTCGGATGTTAGGAATGCTGTTGGACCAGACATGTACATCGGCGTTTCTGCTGGCACAGTGGATGAAGCGTTAGCTGCTCAGGCAGGTGGTGTAGACTGCATAGGAGTGGGAGCGATGTATGCGACTTCCTCCAAAGCAGATGCGGGCGAGCCAATCGGTCCCGCTGGATTGAGAGCGATCCGTGACGCAGTAGGTAGTGACCTGCCGATTGTCGGAATCGGGGGCATCACGGCGGATAATGCAGCAGAGGTGATTCGTGCCGGAGCAGACGGAGTAGCGATCATTAGTGCCATCAGTCGAGCCAGCTCACCACAGGAAGCGGCAATTGCCCTACAGGGAATTGTACGATCTGTCTAG
- a CDS encoding antibiotic biosynthesis monooxygenase family protein codes for MYVSMNRLQVPADYQSHLERAFGGGGERMKEVPGFLEFLFLAPTEGDEYIVFTKWATEEDFKNWTQSEAFKRAHSGSNPNSPVKSDLRNYLVKSHS; via the coding sequence ATGTACGTATCCATGAACAGACTACAAGTGCCAGCCGATTATCAGTCACATTTGGAGCGAGCTTTCGGCGGTGGCGGCGAACGAATGAAAGAAGTTCCAGGATTTCTTGAGTTCCTTTTCCTTGCACCTACTGAAGGGGATGAGTACATCGTCTTCACGAAATGGGCGACGGAGGAAGACTTCAAAAACTGGACGCAAAGTGAAGCATTCAAACGTGCTCATTCGGGCAGCAACCCTAATAGTCCGGTCAAATCAGACTTGCGCAACTACCTCGTAAAATCGCATTCGTAA
- a CDS encoding two-component system sensor histidine kinase NtrB translates to MKNRIRTYLTHLAPVLAAEMLSFLSNGHRDFATKREECTHPKSWLVQLVSRLAETVETEDYRDLEHHVGDFASTCTKQGMSLLFVVERLRVCRDKVLEHLNRDSESLVVTNEDRVAFYQIQLQLYQLVDQVVARLLENGQPPDSAQYKEDAVLSQGAQGVLFSAVAEQELVQLVLQSSDIAVLMIDRQMKIIEANYALARLFQVDRDKILGTNIDETFCPHESERFVQWVIERGQSGHYVAEYNSQWTTVSTSPIYHEGEVWGAIAVLRNVTDSKRYEEELTKREALAAVGQLAAGMAHEIRNPLTSIKGFIQLLREQGEPNRSESYFSVILTEIERIDGLLNDVLVLARYRDDKIVSELFPLMEEINGVIRLLEPEANRRGIKLELQIADGEWYIVGHCSRIKQAVLNILKNAFEALVNQGSLVSITVFASIHQVVITVEDDGEGLSEDTLQNLFVPFFTTKQEGTGLGLSTTQRIINDHGGEIFADNSPRLGGARFEIRLPFHAQGQW, encoded by the coding sequence TTGAAAAATCGAATACGCACTTATCTTACTCATCTGGCCCCTGTATTGGCGGCCGAAATGCTTTCATTTCTTTCCAATGGACACCGCGATTTTGCTACTAAACGAGAGGAGTGTACACACCCGAAGTCTTGGCTTGTACAATTGGTTTCGAGATTAGCAGAGACGGTGGAAACAGAAGATTATCGCGATTTGGAACACCACGTAGGGGATTTTGCCAGTACATGCACAAAACAGGGGATGTCCTTACTATTTGTAGTGGAGCGATTGCGGGTTTGCCGGGACAAGGTATTGGAGCATCTGAACAGAGACTCTGAATCGCTGGTCGTGACCAATGAAGATCGAGTGGCGTTCTATCAGATCCAATTACAGTTGTACCAGCTTGTCGATCAAGTGGTCGCTCGATTGCTGGAAAACGGACAACCACCAGATTCAGCGCAATACAAAGAGGATGCCGTGTTGTCACAGGGTGCACAGGGAGTTCTATTTTCAGCGGTAGCAGAACAAGAATTGGTTCAGCTCGTGCTTCAATCTAGTGATATCGCAGTGTTGATGATTGACCGACAGATGAAAATTATCGAAGCAAACTATGCGTTAGCAAGATTGTTTCAAGTCGATCGGGACAAGATCCTCGGAACGAACATCGATGAAACGTTCTGCCCGCATGAAAGCGAACGCTTTGTCCAATGGGTCATCGAACGTGGGCAATCGGGACATTATGTCGCGGAATACAACTCGCAATGGACGACAGTTAGCACCAGCCCGATTTATCATGAGGGAGAGGTGTGGGGCGCCATTGCTGTACTACGTAATGTAACGGACAGCAAGCGATATGAGGAAGAACTGACAAAAAGAGAAGCATTGGCAGCAGTAGGTCAACTAGCTGCAGGAATGGCACATGAAATTCGGAATCCGCTTACATCGATCAAAGGCTTTATCCAGTTACTGAGAGAGCAAGGCGAGCCCAATCGAAGTGAATCTTACTTTTCTGTCATCCTTACCGAGATTGAGCGGATTGATGGCTTGCTAAACGACGTTCTCGTCCTGGCACGGTACAGGGATGACAAAATCGTATCGGAGCTTTTCCCTTTGATGGAGGAAATCAATGGGGTCATACGTTTGCTAGAGCCTGAGGCAAATAGGCGAGGAATCAAGCTGGAGCTGCAAATTGCAGACGGAGAATGGTACATAGTCGGACATTGTTCCAGAATCAAACAGGCTGTTCTAAATATCTTGAAAAATGCATTTGAGGCATTAGTCAATCAAGGGTCACTGGTGAGCATTACGGTGTTTGCCTCGATTCATCAGGTCGTGATTACCGTTGAAGACGATGGGGAGGGCCTCTCCGAAGATACCTTGCAAAATCTCTTTGTCCCATTTTTCACGACGAAACAGGAAGGTACTGGATTGGGACTGTCTACGACACAAAGAATCATCAATGATCATGGGGGAGAAATCTTTGCAGATAACTCACCGAGACTGGGAGGAGCCCGCTTTGAGATTCGACTCCCTTTTCATGCCCAAGGGCAATGGTGA
- a CDS encoding response regulator has product MTETKQQEKIRVVLVDDQTMIRQGLGYVIQMQPDMEVIGEASDGDEAVKLIGELTPDVVLMDVQMPNKSGIDATREIMLLKPALKVLILTTFDNHNYVVDGIRAGAVGYMLKDADSQEMLDLIRRAYQGEALFHTVTAAKALAEVLQSQRALPENSQAASILLDDLTDRELDVLQQIAYGFRNDQIAQNLFISEGTVKTHVHRILQKMGVEDRTQAVAMALRHQLVK; this is encoded by the coding sequence ATGACAGAAACGAAGCAGCAAGAGAAAATTCGTGTGGTTTTAGTAGATGACCAAACGATGATCCGTCAGGGACTAGGTTATGTCATCCAAATGCAACCGGACATGGAAGTGATCGGGGAGGCTTCAGACGGAGATGAAGCGGTAAAGCTCATCGGGGAACTGACTCCTGATGTCGTCTTGATGGATGTGCAAATGCCCAACAAGTCCGGGATTGATGCGACACGCGAGATCATGCTACTCAAACCCGCCTTGAAAGTGCTGATTTTGACCACCTTTGACAACCATAACTACGTCGTGGATGGTATTCGTGCAGGCGCAGTTGGCTACATGCTTAAAGACGCAGACTCTCAAGAGATGCTGGATCTGATTAGACGTGCCTACCAGGGAGAAGCTCTCTTTCATACTGTAACGGCTGCCAAGGCTTTGGCTGAAGTCCTCCAATCTCAGCGGGCTTTACCAGAAAATTCGCAAGCAGCTTCTATCCTGCTGGATGATTTAACAGACCGAGAGCTGGATGTCTTGCAGCAAATTGCCTATGGATTCCGCAACGATCAAATTGCCCAGAATCTATTCATTTCAGAAGGAACAGTAAAAACCCATGTCCATCGAATCCTTCAAAAAATGGGCGTTGAGGACCGTACTCAGGCTGTTGCCATGGCCCTCCGCCATCAATTAGTCAAATAA
- a CDS encoding sensor histidine kinase, translated as MSIKAIQKRLLIIWFSVLIVLALLPNSFMRETPIQFFTTMVLFFCYIVLFWASKRNWKPFQIELVSILLGSLSLLKSLLLGGEGFGMMLPMAVFIGFHVEGRRALAYATFFGVCTTLSMYFENILPLVHIIPFILTYIGCYIGARGYRIQNEAYQMNQKHLEELQKAHAELQEAHDQLQEAALHTMQVAVLEERTRIARDIHDALGHSLTSLIVQLQAVRYMLQDGPPLAQEAVRNMLGVAKQSLEEIRSSVHTLAMDKTSLGLTPLRSLLSQAEKHTGVKMELISDDLDVTLSQEATITFYRILQEAVTNSLRHSDAKKIEVVLEHRGNNVFFTIRDDGSITNRSTIKPGFGLTGIQERLQKLNGRLRYFVREPHGFQIDVEIPLTPFTQEGSTRR; from the coding sequence ATGAGTATAAAGGCAATCCAAAAACGTTTATTGATCATCTGGTTTTCTGTTCTCATCGTCCTGGCGTTATTACCGAATTCATTTATGCGGGAAACTCCCATACAGTTTTTCACTACTATGGTACTATTCTTTTGCTATATCGTCTTGTTCTGGGCGTCCAAAAGAAATTGGAAGCCTTTCCAGATTGAGCTAGTTTCGATTTTGCTTGGGTCGCTTTCCCTGCTCAAAAGTTTGCTCTTAGGGGGAGAAGGCTTTGGAATGATGCTTCCGATGGCTGTGTTCATCGGGTTTCACGTCGAGGGTAGACGCGCATTGGCCTACGCCACTTTTTTTGGTGTATGTACGACGCTGTCCATGTACTTCGAGAACATCTTGCCACTGGTTCACATCATCCCGTTCATCTTGACGTATATCGGTTGCTACATTGGTGCCCGTGGATACCGCATCCAAAATGAAGCCTATCAAATGAACCAAAAGCATCTGGAAGAGCTGCAAAAGGCCCACGCGGAGCTGCAGGAAGCTCACGACCAGCTGCAGGAAGCTGCTCTCCATACCATGCAGGTGGCCGTTTTAGAAGAGCGTACCAGAATCGCTCGTGATATTCACGACGCGCTCGGACATAGCTTGACTTCGCTTATCGTACAGCTGCAAGCAGTGCGGTACATGTTGCAGGATGGTCCACCCCTCGCACAAGAGGCCGTACGAAATATGCTCGGTGTAGCCAAGCAAAGCCTCGAAGAAATTCGATCATCCGTTCATACATTAGCGATGGATAAAACGTCATTGGGTCTCACTCCCCTTCGCTCTCTCCTGTCACAGGCAGAAAAACACACGGGTGTGAAAATGGAGCTCATCAGTGACGATCTCGATGTAACCTTGTCTCAAGAAGCGACGATTACGTTTTACCGAATTTTACAGGAAGCGGTTACAAATTCCTTGCGCCACTCAGACGCCAAAAAGATCGAAGTCGTATTGGAGCATCGGGGAAACAACGTCTTTTTTACCATTCGTGATGACGGAAGCATCACCAATCGTTCGACCATCAAGCCTGGTTTTGGATTAACCGGGATTCAGGAACGACTGCAGAAGCTGAATGGACGATTACGTTATTTTGTGAGGGAACCACATGGCTTTCAAATCGATGTGGAGATCCCACTGACACCATTCACACAGGAAGGGAGCACACGGCGATGA
- a CDS encoding MarR family winged helix-turn-helix transcriptional regulator, which translates to MKELIQLAKLLREASALFSSISKKELDTGDVTWQQVLILEQIEKGPKTMGDISKAVDLSYSTTSGLINRLEQEDLVRRFRDISDRRIVWVSLTDRVFEQDGVELDDPHAISSLHALQDLFSQEKKLTS; encoded by the coding sequence ATGAAAGAACTGATTCAGCTGGCAAAGCTCCTGCGAGAAGCGAGTGCTTTGTTTTCATCGATTTCGAAAAAGGAACTGGACACCGGGGATGTTACATGGCAACAGGTTCTGATCCTAGAGCAAATTGAAAAGGGTCCAAAGACGATGGGAGACATTAGTAAGGCTGTCGATCTTTCATACAGTACCACTTCTGGGCTGATTAACAGGCTCGAACAAGAGGATCTGGTGAGGAGGTTTCGAGATATAAGTGATCGGCGCATCGTGTGGGTCTCCCTGACTGATCGCGTATTCGAACAGGATGGGGTGGAGTTGGATGATCCTCACGCAATCTCATCTCTTCATGCGTTACAAGATTTATTTTCACAAGAAAAGAAACTGACTAGCTGA